acttgttaataataataatattcagaaattaaatatgagaatttatttaagattaaaattgaattttaatttttttttattttttattaatttttaataaaaaataaaataaaaatattattttattaataaaaaataaatatattttaataaatttttaaaaatataaaaacttaattattaataataataatatttaaaaattaaataagaaatcTCCCGCGCCACGCCAACCTGACGAGTTAGTATTTGAGGTGCATATAATAATCTTCCCATTTTTGCTCAAGTGCGGAGACCTGCAAACTTTGTGTGTTACCGTTTTGTTTGTCCTACTGAAAAGCCATTGAAAACCTCTCATCGAGAGAAAATGGGACGTAAACCTGTCAAATTATCCGTGAAGAGGATGAATTCGGAAGATCCAACGATAGAAATCCATGCAGAATCTAATGATTCAATAAAGTCTATCCATGAGAAAATTCTGGTGGCAGCTAGAATCCCTGTTACAGAGCAGAAATTATTCCACAATGGGAAGCAACTAGATCAGTGTCTTCACACACTCGAAGACTGCTTAATTGAAAACGAAGCTTGGCTGGAGTTGAAGGTAGAACTCAGGTGGGACGACTCGGACGAATCATCAGCACTTCTCCAAAAGATTCACAAAATGAGTTCAAACTTTTGCCGCATGTGCCAAGGGGAATCTGTCTCCGAAGATCAAGATGTCTCGGATCATGATTACAAGAACATTCTCGAGGAGTTTAGACTCCCAGAAGAGGGTTTGGAGATTCTTAATTTGTATTCTGTCCCTGCGACTATGGTTATGCTTTATAAGTCACCAATTGAAGGTAACAAATACTATGCTGATTTTTTAATAAGGTTTTCAATGAATCACTTACTGATGAGTGCAGATAAGCTTCTTGGTGATGAAAAAGCACTTTTAGTGTTAGAATTTTGTAATTTGCTTAGGGAGGTATCTAATAAAGATCCTCTGTATCTGTCATGCCGGACTACTCTAAGAAAATTGCTGGAAATAGGTAAGGATGAGATACATCTCAATAATGGGTTACTCACAATGcacgaaattttagtgttttttAAAGAGTCGTTAGGAGCCCTATTACATGGATTGCGCGAGACCACCTACCCGACCGCACACGTTCAGTCTTTGAAAATTCAATTTCGGGACTTCCGGACATTCTCACGCGCATTATGTCAAGCAATTGTTGGTCAGGCGGGAGCCGCTGAAGATGGTGAGGTTGATAATGTTGATGATGAGACAGATGAAGATGGTGAGGttgataatgatgatgatgagacAGATGAAGATGATGAGGTTAATAATGAGGATGATGAGCGTAAGGTTGATAATGAGGATGATAAGCGTACAAAAAAGATAGTTCGGGCCTCGAATAGAGCAATTAAATTTGGATTTAGAGAAGTATTGAAAAGAATGGAGGCGCATCTTAGTCGTCTGCTGCTTATAGTACAAGTATCGACATATACTGATGCTTTGGTATTTAATGATGCAATGCGTTCTATTTCATTTTTGTATGGCGCCATTCTGAAAGAATTGAACAGCATGTCTCAGCTTGTGAAGGGTGGTAGAGATGAGTTTGGGCTGGTATTAGAGGGTCATAAGTGTTCACTGCAACTGATGATTAAAAACTTTACAAGGAAAGATGATTATATTTGGCTTCTTGAGCACAGTGCTGTGCCTGATTCTGAATCCATGATACATTTACTCATGATGAAGATGATCCCTGAGGAAAAATTATACGACGCAGAGCTCTATTATCCTCTTATTCGCTGGTCTAGATATCTAGACGTAAAGCTGTATAAGaaattcaaaaagaaggatCTTACAGATTCTCAAGTATTGCAGGATTGGTTATGCAAGTTGTGCCAAATTCTATTCAAACCACAAAATCGTCTTTTTCTGGCGTGCCCAAATGATCCAACAAAATTCTATCCTAATCCTGGTAAGATCGCACCTCTTTTATATTTTCCTGAATTAccatccataattattactgttCTTGTTTTGCTTTTTTAAATTCAGAATGACTGATTTATAATGTTTTGCTACAAATTCATATTTTCTTTCCAGGATAGGCTTTCATTTTCTCGAATCATAAGTTCATGATTATTTTGTACCATCTCATAAAACCACCTTGCTTTGCTCCCTCAAATATAGAACTTTTCTTTAGTATCAATTTTAGTTCAAACTAAACCATAATAGGTGTGTTATATGTAAGAACTatagattttctttcctttaatTCAATGCAGAATTGGAGCCAGAGCCATTTCACTGGGATTGTTTTGAAATTTGTGGTAAGGCGATTGCATTGGCATTGATGCATGAAGTAC
This region of Manihot esculenta cultivar AM560-2 chromosome 10, M.esculenta_v8, whole genome shotgun sequence genomic DNA includes:
- the LOC110624288 gene encoding E3 ubiquitin-protein ligase UPL5-like, whose product is MGRKPVKLSVKRMNSEDPTIEIHAESNDSIKSIHEKILVAARIPVTEQKLFHNGKQLDQCLHTLEDCLIENEAWLELKVELRWDDSDESSALLQKIHKMSSNFCRMCQGESVSEDQDVSDHDYKNILEEFRLPEEGLEILNLYSVPATMVMLYKSPIEGNKYYADFLIRFSMNHLLMSADKLLGDEKALLVLEFCNLLREVSNKDPLYLSCRTTLRKLLEIGKDEIHLNNGLLTMHEILVFFKESLGALLHGLRETTYPTAHVQSLKIQFRDFRTFSRALCQAIVGQAGAAEDGEVDNVDDETDEDGEVDNDDDETDEDDEVNNEDDERKVDNEDDKRTKKIVRASNRAIKFGFREVLKRMEAHLSRLLLIVQVSTYTDALVFNDAMRSISFLYGAILKELNSMSQLVKGGRDEFGLVLEGHKCSLQLMIKNFTRKDDYIWLLEHSAVPDSESMIHLLMMKMIPEEKLYDAELYYPLIRWSRYLDVKLYKKFKKKDLTDSQVLQDWLCKLCQILFKPQNRLFLACPNDPTKFYPNPELEPEPFHWDCFEICGKAIALALMHEVHVGVALHRVFLLQLAGKDISVEDVRDADPSFYNNEAYKEPFHDDDQIQNEFIKSIAEKIRFFKKGFDSVFEKSIFQQLSDNGIEPEDLNLVLKGSIELEFNSDENLEDKQNDALMPQDNESDPLTYRYLKFNLQKLNIPKWQKGKRLGEGKFGKVFEGYAPGGFFFAIKEIKIEPELRHPNIVKYYGMEERERDLYIFLELVTTGSLQRVYVLDNQST